The Candidatus Thermoplasmatota archaeon genome segment CCTGCGCCGCGCGGTTCGCGCGCGAAACGCCCTCGCGAGAGAGGGTGTCAAGCGCGGCGGCGCCCGCGGCCAGGGACAACGGATTTCCCGAGAACGTGCCCGCCTGGTAGACCGGCCCGGACGGCGCGACGCGGTCGAGCAGATCCGCGCGCCCGCCAAAGAGAGCAAGCGGAAGCCCGCCGCCAAGCGCCTTGCCAAGCGTCGTGAGATCGGGCCGCACGCCATAGGCTTCCTGCGCGCCGCCGAGCGCGAGGCGAAAGCCGGTCACGATCTCGTCGAAGACGAGGAGGGCGCCGTGCTCGCGCGTGATGCGCCGCACGCCTTCGAGGTAGCCCGGCTGGGGAAGGATGGGGCCGACGTTGGCCAGCACGGGCTCCAGGAGGACGGCCGCGACGTCGCCGCCGTGCCGACGGAACGTCTCCTCCATGGCGGGAAGGTCGTTGAACGGGAGCGTGAGCGTAAGACGGGCAACCTCCTCGGGAACGCCGGCGCTTCCGGGGATGCCAAAGGTGGCCAGGCCCGATCCAGCCTTGGCGAGCACGGCGTCGTGCGCGCCATGGAAGCCACCGTCGATCTTGACGACAAGCTTGCGCCCCGTCGCGCCCCGCGCCAGGCGGATCGCGTGCGCGGTCGCCTCGGAGCCCGTCGAGACGAAACGCATCTTCTCGATGCTCGGGTAGAGCGCGCGGACGCGGCGGGCAAGCTCGATCTCCTCCTCGACGGGCGCGCCAAAGAGCGTGCCGCGGGCGGCGCGCTCGGCCACGGCGGCCGTCACGGCCGGATGCGCGTGGCCAAGGAGGAGGGGGCCAAACCCGAGCACGTAGTCCACGTACTCCTTGCCCTCCACGTCCGTGACGCGCGGGCCGGAGCCCGAGCGCAAGAAGCGGGGATACGGCGCGTAGCTTCGCACCGGCGACGAGACGCCTCCGGGCAGGAGGCGCAAGCTCTCCTCGAACCGCTCCTTCGAGCTCATCGGGTCTCCCCGAGGGCCAAAGCGACCTCGATCGCATCGTAGGCGATGACGAGGTCGGCGCCGGCGCGCTTGATGCTCGTGAGCGCTTCCCGGGCCACGGCCGGGCCGTCGAGCCATCCGTTTTGCGCGGCCGCGCGGAAGGCGGCGTACTCCCCCGAGACGGCGTAGGCCGCGATGGGCACGTCGAGCGCTTGCCGCGCGGCGTGCACGACGTCGAGGTAGGCGAGCGCGGGCTTCACCATGACCGCGTCGGCCCCTTCGTCCACGTCGGCTCGCATCTGGGCGAGCGCCTCGCGGCGGTTGGCCGGAGGAAGCTGGTGGGATCGCCGGTCGCCGTGCGAAGGCGCGCTTGCGGCCGCCTCGCGGAACGGACCGTAGAAGGCGGAGGCGAACTTGGCGCCGTAGCTTAGGATGGCCACGTCGGCAAAGCCCGCGGCGTCGAGCGCGGAGCGGATGGCGCGCACCTGCCCGTCCATGCGGCCGGAGGGCGCGACGACGTCCGCGCCCGCGCGGGCCTGCGCGACGGCGATCTCGCCGTACCGCTGGAGCGTTTGGGGAAGGTCGATTCCCCCGTCGGTCGAGAGGACGCCGCAGTGGCCGTGGTCGGTGTAGGCGCACAGGCAAAGGTCCGAGAAGACGGCAAGCGGCGTGTCGTCCTTGATGGCCGTGATCGCGTCCTGCGCGACGCCGTTTCGGGCGTC includes the following:
- the hemB gene encoding porphobilinogen synthase; the protein is MRPLRRLRRTPALREAFAETRLAPADLVLPIFVQEGTSEPQPVASMPGVSRLPVKHAVRAAREAYDAGVRAVLLFGVPSRKDPLGLVADARNGVAQDAITAIKDDTPLAVFSDLCLCAYTDHGHCGVLSTDGGIDLPQTLQRYGEIAVAQARAGADVVAPSGRMDGQVRAIRSALDAAGFADVAILSYGAKFASAFYGPFREAAASAPSHGDRRSHQLPPANRREALAQMRADVDEGADAVMVKPALAYLDVVHAARQALDVPIAAYAVSGEYAAFRAAAQNGWLDGPAVAREALTSIKRAGADLVIAYDAIEVALALGETR
- the hemL gene encoding glutamate-1-semialdehyde 2,1-aminomutase, coding for MSSKERFEESLRLLPGGVSSPVRSYAPYPRFLRSGSGPRVTDVEGKEYVDYVLGFGPLLLGHAHPAVTAAVAERAARGTLFGAPVEEEIELARRVRALYPSIEKMRFVSTGSEATAHAIRLARGATGRKLVVKIDGGFHGAHDAVLAKAGSGLATFGIPGSAGVPEEVARLTLTLPFNDLPAMEETFRRHGGDVAAVLLEPVLANVGPILPQPGYLEGVRRITREHGALLVFDEIVTGFRLALGGAQEAYGVRPDLTTLGKALGGGLPLALFGGRADLLDRVAPSGPVYQAGTFSGNPLSLAAGAAALDTLSREGVSRANRAAQEIRAGLADLVEDERLPYAVAGTASLFALFFGPGPVRSYADAKRSDAKRYLAWFRELLEAGVYLPASQFETCFSSNAHGPEEVRTTIEAMDAALRSVAP